In Oryza sativa Japonica Group chromosome 8, ASM3414082v1, the sequence AAGATTGGATGCTTTAGTTTTAGCATCAAATTCTTTCAAGGTTGTAGTCAAGCATAGCTGGTTTCCACCCTTTCAGCTCACAAAGCTAGGACTGCATGGTTGCCTGGTTGGACCACAGTTTCCAACCTGGCTGCAATCACAAACTAGAATCAAGATGATTGATCTTGGCAGTGCAGGCATCAGGGGTGCATTGCCAGATTGGATCTGGAACTTCTCTTCGCCAATGGCTAGCTTAAATGTCTCGATGAACAACATAACTGGTGAGTTGCCTGCAAGTTTGGTGCGATCAAAAATGCTGATAACTCTGAACATTAGGCATAATCAACTTGAGGGATACATTCCTGATATGCCAAATAGTGTTCGAGTGCTGGATCTATCCCACAACAACTTGTCTGGATCATTACCACAAAGCTTTGGAGACAAAGAATTGCAATACCTGTCGCTCTCTCATAATTCTCTCAGTGGAGTAATCCCGGCATATCTATGTGACATAATATCAATGGAACTGATTGACATATCCAATAACAATCTTTCAGGGGAACTTCCAAATTGTTGGCGTATGAATTCCAGTATGTATGTCATAGACTTCTCCAGCAATAATTTTTGGGGTGAAATACCATCCACTATGGGCTCTCTAAGTTCCCTTACAGCATTGCATCTCAGCAAGAACAGCTTATCTGGATTGTTGCCCACCTCATTGCAGTCATGTAAAAGATTGTTAGTCCTTGACGTTGGAGAGAATAATTTGTCAGGATACATACCAACATGGATAGGCAATGGCCTACAAACTCTACTACTTCTGATTTTAGGGTCAAATCAGTTTTCCGGTGAAATACCTGAAGAATTATCCCAACTTCATGCCCTTCAATATCTGGATCTTAGTAACAACAAACTCTCTGGCTCTATACCACGTTCTCTGGGAAAACTAACGTCCTTTCTCTCACGAAATCTAGAATGGGACTCATCGCCTTTTTTCCAATTCATGGTTTATGGCGTTGGGGGCGCTTACTTTTCTGTGTACAAAGATACTTTACAGGCAACCTTCAGAGGTTACAGACTTACTTTCGTGATATCATTCCTCCTTACCAGTATTGATCTTTCAGAGAACCATTTAACCGGGGAGATACCCAGTGAAATAGGAAATCTTTACAGACTAGCGTCCTTAAATCTATCAAGGAATCACATTGAGGGAAGTATTCCTGAAACAATCGGAAATCTGGCCTGGTTAGAATCACTTGATCTCTCATGGAATGATCTATCAGGCCCAATTCCTCAGAGCATGAAGTCACTGTTATTTTTGAGCTTCCTGAATCTATCCTACAACCACCTCTCAGGAAAGATACCATATGGAAACCAACTTATGACTTTTGAAGGAGACTCTTTTTTGGGAAATGAAGATCTCTGTGGGGCTCCACTTACAAGAAGCTGCCACAAGGACAGCGACAAACACAAACATCATGAGATTTTTGACACGCTGACATACATGTTTACTCTGCTGGGATTTGCGTTTGGATTCTGCACCGTTTCAACCACCTTCATATTCAGTGCAGCTTCCAGGAGAGCCTATTTTCAGTTCACTGACAACATATGCAACTGGTTGGTTGCTGTACTTGAGAGGAAGCTCAGTTTAATTAGATAATGTGAGAGGAAGCTCAATATCAGCAGAGTATCATTGGCACCACGCTGTCAGGAGTCCCATCATCACTTTCTATCACTTGGAAAAACCTTAcactactactccctccctccttgaatatttgacgtcgttgacttttttaaatatgtttgaccgttcatcttatttaaaaaatttaagtaattattaattcttttcctatcatttgattctttgttaaatatacttttatgtatacatatagttttatatatttcacaaaagtttttaataagacaaacggtcaaacatgtttaaaaaaaatcaacggtgtcaaatatttagggagtATTTATTAGAACGTCTGGTGACTCGAATAGCTTGTTTGATCGCATCAACTATATATATTACTACCAGGATGATGATGTTTGTACAATAATTCGGCCAAGCCCTGCAATCTGGCCATGTTTTTATGTTTTATGTCAGAAGAATAAACCCTACGGTGGTAGTAGGGATTACGAACCAGCGATTGAGCTGCATAATCGCAAATTTGCAATGTATGCAGTTGTGTTTTTACTCTCTGATCATGTGTTTTCTGTCTGACAGTTTACACATGTTATTATCGAAAGTATAATTATGaaaagagtaaagtgcacggCAGTCTTTAAACTTACGTGGGTGTGTTAACTAGGTCCCTGAACTCTCAAAATGAATTTTTTATCCCTCAACTTGTCTCGGATGTCATATAGATCCAAAAGTGTTCCAACCCGCTCcgtgtgctgacgtggcatgaCATGGTGACGCCTACGTGTCAGTGGACCCCATATGTCAACCACatgacatatttttttctcctctcttttttcatttgtttttttcaaaattaaaaacatcattttcttctctctctctctctcctctcttatttatttttttatatgactgacatgtggatccacTGGCACGTAAGCGTtaccgtggcatgccacgtcatctCACGGAGCGAGTTGGAGCCCGTTTGGACTTATATGACACTCATTACAAGTTTGGGATCCAAAAAttcattttgagagtttagggacctaaatGATATATCCGTACCAGTTTAAGGACTGTATGTGCATTTCACTCTTATGAAAAATAATCTGATGGCTTGGCATGGTGCTACTACCTACTGCAAAGAAATGTTCCAATACCAGAGTCACCGTGACACCAATGAATACAGGCAAATTAATCTTCAGAATTCTTACTGTATTTCTTCTAACTTGTGATAACCACTTGTTTAGAGTTCAGAACTTGAGATTATTCACAGGTAGCATGACGCACCACAATCTCCGCTTGACCTGATCGAGCTGAAGTTTCTCTCCAAATTAATTTTGTGACTGTCTTATGATAGAGATGGGGGATCCCATAATACGTTCTTATTTTACACCTCGTGGACTACGGTGAAAAATGCTGCCGAGGCAGCCAGCGAGGTGGTTTGCAGTTGCAGGCGAGATGGAGATCGAAACCCTCTGTGAGTGACACGTGGACCAGCAGCACCCGAAAGATTTCAGTTTGACCCGACGCAGCGAGTGGTGGAGGCGGACCGCGCGCAAAGCCCAGTATGCGATGCGATGCGTCGTTGCGCTATccattctcctcctctcccacgtcTCCTGATCCGTACCTGCTTAATTCCTtcgtcttcctctcctcttccttcttcttccacCATGGCTGCAACCGCTtcgtcctcctccaccgccaccgcctcgccgctcctcctcccctcggcccgccgcccgctccctTCCTCCAAACCGTGGCTTCCCGACGGCAGGGCGTTCAGGGGCAGCAGGGCGCTGAGTTCAGCGGCGCGGcgatgcttctgctgctgctgcaggtgcGAGGCCGCCGGTGAGGCGggaacggcgccgccgccgcagcagcgcgGAGTGGATGACGGCGGCGTGGTCTGTACCAGCGCCACCCGGTCCCGGAGGAGGAGCGTTCTTGGAGTCGCCGTGGGGGTATCGTCGGCGCTGGCGCTCGGCCTGGCCGCGTTCGATGATGCCCTCGCCGCCGGGCTGCCTCCCGAGGAGAAGCCCAAGCTCTGCGACGCCGCCTGCGAGAAGGACCTCGAAAATGTACTTACTCtgatcgattttttttaaaaaaaatttacctgAAATTTCTTTCTTGCCAGGGTGATCGATCTGTTTTCTGGTTAGGAACATTTCAAGTTTTCAACCCTGCTTGAGCTATGCATGATTACATACATGATCATGTTTAGCGATGAGATTAGTAAATGTTAATCATCTAATCAATGCTAATCTCAGCAACTAACTCATCATGATGCATTCCCAAGGTGCCCATGGTGACTACAGAGTCTGGTCTTCAGTACAAGGATATCAAAGTGGGTGAAGGCCCAAGTCCACCCATTGGCTTCCAGGTGCTCACTTGATTTCTCACAGTGCAGATGTTCATGATCATGTTCTtaatctgtttctttttttctctctttgatTACCATTTAGGTTGCTGCAAATTATGTTGCCATGGTACCGAATGGACAGATATTTGACAGGTGCGAACTGAGCTTTTGATGCCAAACTAACCATCTTTTATATAGGCGAGATTAAGTTGATGCTGTTCAAGTACACTTGCAAGCTGCAAGCTGAAATTTTCTTGTGTGTCTGTGTTGTATACAGTTCTCTGGAAAAGGGGCAGCCCTACATATTCCGTGTTGGTTCAGGACaggtatttattttttttccctacatATTCCTGTTGGTACTTGGTAGCCTGTGTTCTGAAATATTACCACTGAAATGTGAGTAATAAAATTACAAACTGATCAAATATATGAACTGTAGATGACTGTAAATATACAATTTACAGTCATATACAGTTTATATATTTGATCGTGTTTGTACAATGAATCAAAATCTCGGCTGGTTACTGGTACTTACCGATCCTAAGCCATCGACTGGCTATCGGTATACCAGCCCAGAACAATTTGAATTaatatttaaaacttaaatgTTAAAGAGTACGAACAAAGGTTTTGAATATTAGTTTCAGAACAAAATACCAACTGGTCCCTTTGAGAAAGGGTAACCGACCGCTTACCACTTTTATCTGGAAAAAGATTGAAtccaaaatattttattaaactAGTAATTGAGGGTAACAAGCTGCTAACAAGTTTTTGGAACATGTCGGTTAACGTCTGGTTTTTGGTTTTCAAATTAAAACTCTTGGTATGTCTAATGTGTAAATTGCACATGAAATACACTAATGTAACATACATAATGCTACGTGAAAAATGTATAGTTCGTATtattaataaaacatgaattcaCCATATGTAATTTTGCAAGAAAATGTTTGGTACACTATCAGTAACCAAACTACCCTCTGGAAAACACATTATGCGCCTTCTAACTAAAATGCTTTAAAAACAATTCAATTTTCTTTCATCCATTTGTGGTGGTAAACATTAGGTGATAAAGGGACTTGATGAAGGGATATTGTCAATGAAGGTTGGAGGACTACGGCGATTATACATACCTGGCCCGGTAAGTAGCCTAAACTCCCCAATGTCAACAAATATTATGCAAGAGAAAATGAAAGATGTGGTAAATTTGGGGCCAGACAATTGCAGCCATTGCTATGGCATCATTTTTCCCCTCTTAGCACAGAGATTTGAAAGGAGGGTGATAATTTGATTTTTCGTGTTTTTCTTGATCTGAACAGCTAGCATTTCCGAAGGGCCTTACTTCAGCTCCTGGAAGGCCAAGAGTGGCTCCAAGCAGCCCAGTTATGTTCGACGTCAACTTATTGTACATACCAGGTCTTGATGATGAGTGAAAGCATgcataggaatatatatatatatacatcctcTTCTGGTTTTCCACATCTTTTACAAGAAGGATGATGAAGCAAATGATTTACCATACAGTATATCGATCTAGAGGGACCATTAATTCTTTTCGGCTGTAGATTGTGGGCAAGTATGTTATGTGTTGAGTAcaaaattttattattagactgcTTTAAGTAGCATGTAAAGACTTTTGTAGCTCTCATTTTTCTTAATGAAATTGGGGGAGCTCTGCTTcctagtttaaaaaaaaaacaaaattttattaGTTCTGTCATGTAGTTGTTCTAAGGAACCGACAAGGGTTGCCGAATGAACATAATGTGCTTAGTGTAAAATCAGAAACAGTAGGAAAAGGGAAATTTTCGGTTCTTCAAAAGGTATTATGAGGTCGAGGTATTTCTAGTGCTAATCGGGATTTAGGAGGTATAATATCACTAAACTAACACTCTGTGGAGTAGTACCTAATAATACTCTATCTCGGTACCGTTGATAGCTAGCAACTGCATGTGCGTCTCGTTGCCCGCTCTGTGTGTAGTGAGAGGGATGGCACAATTTTATTAGTGAGAATATCTTAAAAATCTGCCGCAAGtatttttagtaaaaaaaactttcagatATAATGATAGTATAATTAAAATGTCCTTCGACATAACAATGAGCAAACTAtctacctgtggccctagcggactccgcccgatcctggctccacggactaccccgtggcacgatcggatcatgggcggaaCTTCGTGATTACTTCATCGCTAACTTCTAGGGCACCTTCGAACGCCTCGgcacacagtttgatctctacaacgtcgttcagaagtctggagaatcccttcgagattacatccgacgcttctccgaacaacgcaacaagatctccgacatcaccgacgacgtcatcatcacCGCCTTCACtaaaggcattcgccacgaggacctagtcggcaagttcggacgtaaacctcccaggacggttaagcagatgttcgaaaaagccaacgagtatgccaaagccgaagatgctatcACCACGTCCAaacagtcgggcaccacttggaagccaaagaaggaCACGCCGACTGTaggagggagtggaagtaacaaccacaaggatcgcaagcgtaagcccgaagaacCTGTGGCGACCACCTCTCTATCTTCCCGACAACGTCcccgcgtcaacaccttcgacaagataatgaactcccaatgtccgcatcatcccaactccaaccacgtggccaaagattgcttcgtctacaaacagttcgCAGAGCAATACGTCAAGAACGCACGTAAACCTTCAGACGGAGATcaaggcacatcaaagaagaaagatgatgaagacgatgccccgactggttttcaagatcatcgcaaagaacttaatcacatcttcggcggacccctggcttatgagtctaagagAAAACAAAAGCTGACAGAACGGGAGATAAATGCGGTTCAGCCTAACatgccccaatatcttcggtggtcagagatagcaattaagttcgaccgctcggatcatcccgaccgagtggtccacccggggcgatACCCCCtagtactagacccagtggttcgcaatgtcaagctccgacggactctcatcgatggtggcagcgcactcaacatccttttcgctaagaccctggacgatatgcagattcctcgcacggaattaaagccgagtaatgcacccttccacggtgttatcccaggattgtcagctacaccactcggccagatcactcttccagttac encodes:
- the LOC4346191 gene encoding receptor-like protein EIX2, with the protein product RSLNRSAASDSRLCPHPRRATRGADTAANWSPTPCCLFAVAACRLTSPAAERGVVSAAREIAACISTERDALVAFNTSIKDPDGRLHSWHGENCCSWSGVSCSKKTGHVIKLDLGEYTLNGQINPSLSGLTRLVYLNLSQSDFGGVPIPEFIGCFKMLRYLDLSHAGFGGTVPPQLGNLSRLSFLDLSSSGSHVITADDFQWVSKLTSLRYLDLSWLYLAASVDWLQAVNMLHLLEVLRLNDASLPATDLNSVSQINFTALKVIDLKNNELNSSLPDWIWNLSSLSDLDLSSCELSGRIPDELGKLAALQFIGLGNNKLNGAIPRSMSRLCNLVHIDLSRNILSGNLSEAARSMFPCMKKLQILNLADNKLTGQLSGWCEHMASLEVLDLSENSLSGVLPTSISRLSNLTYLDISFNKLIGELSELHFTNLSRLDALVLASNSFKVVVKHSWFPPFQLTKLGLHGCLVGPQFPTWLQSQTRIKMIDLGSAGIRGALPDWIWNFSSPMASLNVSMNNITGELPASLVRSKMLITLNIRHNQLEGYIPDMPNSVRVLDLSHNNLSGSLPQSFGDKELQYLSLSHNSLSGVIPAYLCDIISMELIDISNNNLSGELPNCWRMNSSMYVIDFSSNNFWGEIPSTMGSLSSLTALHLSKNSLSGLLPTSLQSCKRLLVLDVGENNLSGYIPTWIGNGLQTLLLLILGSNQFSGEIPEELSQLHALQYLDLSNNKLSGSIPRSLGKLTSFLSRNLEWDSSPFFQFMVYGVGGAYFSVYKDTLQATFRGYRLTFVISFLLTSIDLSENHLTGEIPSEIGNLYRLASLNLSRNHIEGSIPETIGNLAWLESLDLSWNDLSGPIPQSMKSLLFLSFLNLSYNHLSGKIPYGNQLMTFEGDSFLGNEDLCGAPLTRSCHKDSDKHKHHEIFDTLTYMFTLLGFAFGFCTVSTTFIFSAASRRAYFQFTDNICNWLVAVLERKLSLIR
- the LOC4346192 gene encoding peptidyl-prolyl cis-trans isomerase FKBP16-3, chloroplastic, producing MRRCAIHSPPLPRLLIRTCLIPSSSSPLPSSSTMAATASSSSTATASPLLLPSARRPLPSSKPWLPDGRAFRGSRALSSAARRCFCCCCRCEAAGEAGTAPPPQQRGVDDGGVVCTSATRSRRRSVLGVAVGVSSALALGLAAFDDALAAGLPPEEKPKLCDAACEKDLENVPMVTTESGLQYKDIKVGEGPSPPIGFQVAANYVAMVPNGQIFDSSLEKGQPYIFRVGSGQVIKGLDEGILSMKVGGLRRLYIPGPLAFPKGLTSAPGRPRVAPSSPVMFDVNLLYIPGLDDE